One genomic region from Gossypium hirsutum isolate 1008001.06 chromosome D13, Gossypium_hirsutum_v2.1, whole genome shotgun sequence encodes:
- the LOC107918359 gene encoding uncharacterized protein, whose translation MEQNQGKKFVCKFCNKGYPCGKSLGGHIRTHMNTENLGEAEEKAEISTNNKQLLCSRNIKRAAEAEAGGGQSATYDIRENPRKSKRFSDLGNGSVLKEMICKECGKGFQSLKALCGHIACHSDKERVFQKLEDHWGNTEKQKLVVDSQSDTEISTPSRRRRSKRIRCKTGGVYSNNSVSLANGSSSVSEIEEQEREEVAMCLMMLSRDSGCKKGLNSVADSSDNNSVVLEAKSSSIDLRITVKNANNGGELLKMKKQGVMKLKSAESGPCSEYSDSGYFRNGPKKVEPDVSSNGVTNNVECKKLKVKSRSGFEDFDATLGKNRSKFKYVKTEFPKDLVSEVGDNQDDRALTKYGLRSGKNDYSSSPKGTKLESIDGRGEDSLANGSFHAPMAATKLSNGSAEKRLGSKKNKGHVCPFCFRVFKSGQALGGHKRSHFAGGSEDTTLVIKRDSPDMPLPALIDLNLPAPLEEDAMENSGFIPW comes from the coding sequence atggagCAAAATCAAGGAAAGAAGTTTGTTTGCAAGTTTTGCAACAAAGGGTATCCATGTGGGAAGTCCTTAGGAGGTCACATAAGGACTCACATGAATACTGAGAATCTTGGTGAAGCAGAGGAAAAGGCTGAAATCTCCACAAACAACAAGCAGCTTCTCTGTTCTAGGAACATAAAGAGAGCTGCTGAGGCGGAAGCTGGTGGTGGCCAATCTGCAACTTATGATATAAGGGAGAACCCCAGGAAAAGCAAGAGATTTTCTGATTTAGGCAATGGTTCTGTACTCAAAGAGATGATTTGTAAAGAATGTGGTAAGGGTTTCCAATCATTGAAAGCTCTTTGTGGTCACATTGCTTGTCACTCAGACAAAGAAAGGGTCTTTCAGAAACTTGAGGATCATTGGGGTAACACTGAGAAACAGAAGCTGGTAGTGGATAGTCAATCAGATACTGAAATATCAACTCCAAGTAGGAGGAGGAGATCCAAAAGGATAAGGTGCAAAACAGGAGGTGTTTACTCTAATAATTCAGTCTCTTTGGCAAATGGTTCGTCATCTGTATCAGAGATTGAAGAGCAAGAACGGGAAGAGGTTGCTATGTGTTTAATGATGCTGTCAAGGGATTCTGGTTGTAAGAAAGGGCTGAATTCAGTTGCTGATTCTTCAGACAACAACTCTGTCGTTCTGGAGGCTAAGTCATCCTCCATAGATTTGAGGATTACTGTTAAGAATGCTAACAATGGTGGTGAGCTTTTGAAGATGAAAAAACAAGGAGTCATGAAGTTGAAATCTGCTGAGTCTGGTCCTTGTTCTGAATATTCTGATTCTGGGTATTTTAGGAATGGGCCCAAGAAGGTGGAACCAGATGTTTCAAGCAATGGGGTTACCAACAATGTTGAATGTAAGAAACTCAAGGTAAAGTCTAGATCTGGATTTGAAGACTTTGATGCAACACTTGGTAAAAATAGGAGTAAATTCAAGTATGTGAAAACTGAATTCCCAAAGGATTTGGTTAGTGAAGTAGGGGATAATCAAGATGATAGAGCTTTGACTAAGTATGGTTTAAGAAGTGGGAAGAATGATTATTCCAGTTCTCCAAAGGGAACCAAACTTGAGTCAATAGATGGTAGAGGTGAAGACAGCTTAGCAAATGGTTCTTTTCATGCTCCAATGGCTGCTACCAAGTTGTCAAATGGCAGTGCTGAGAAAAGATTGGGGTCAAAGAAAAACAAAGGGCATGTATGCCCTTTCTGCTTCAGGGTTTTCAAGTCAGGCCAAGCTTTAGGAGGTCACAAAAGGTCCCATTTTGCTGGGGGTTCAGAGGACACAACATTGGTCATCAAACGAGACTCACCAGATATGCCGTTACCAGCTCTTATTGACCTTAACCTTCCAGCTCCTCTTGAAGAAGATGCAATGGAGAACTCTGGGTTCATCCCATGGTAG